CGCGCGCAAGCAGGGGCCCCGGTGCAGGCCGAGACCGCAAGGCGCGGATCGTCCGCTTCGATGATAAGGCCTTCGTTCCGAAGCGCTCCGGTTAGGGAGTTCGCTCCATCAGCCGAGAGGCCGCAGAAGGCGAAACCACGCCAAGGCGACACTCTGATTTCATGAATGCCGGCATCACCGGCGAGTTTGCTCAGATGGCGCAAGCCAGCGGCACCCGTTCGGCCGAAGGGCAATCCCGCGAGTATGGCGACCCTATTGTCCCGCTCGGCGACGAGGCCGGCGCATGCTGGCCTCGGTCGGGAGGCCGGGGCAGGCATCGATCCGAGCCCGGACGATGTCGCCAGCAGTGTCAGGTCATCAGACGAAAGATCGCGCATGCGGCGGACCTTTCCGAAGCTCGCCCTGCTCGCGGCAACGAAGCCGTCGAGCAAGTGAACCGCCAACGCCGCCGCTTCATGCGGCGCAACCGGGCCGAACCAGAGCTCACCCGGCAGACCCAGCGTGACCACGCCTCCCGAGATCGCAAGCAGCCTGAGATCGGCGGCAAAACCATCGAGTGCCAGCGCACCGCCGCCATCCACGACGATCGAGAATTTCGCCGTCAGGCCGACGATGCCGCGCCCGGCACGCTCGACCGCCTCCGCCAGCGCGGCCGCGTCGAGCAGTTCGCCAGCCGCCCGGCCGGCGAGCGGCGAGGTCAGCACCAGCCGGCTCGGGCCATCGCCCTCGGCTTCGTCGACGAGGCCCGCTGTCAGCAGGTCGTCGACCAGCGCCGGATGCGCCTCCTCGCGAATGCCGCGTAGCTGCAGATTGCCACGCCCGGAAATCTCGATCTGGCCATTGCCGTGCCGGCTCGCCAACTCGGCGACATAAGCGAGCTGGTCCGGCGTCAGGACATTGCGCGGCGGATGCAGGCGTACCAGCAAGCCATCGCCGGTCAGCATCGGCCGCAAGGTGCCGGGGCACCAGCCGCGCCGCATCGTCTCGCGGGCGGGGGCGCTCATTCCGCCGCCTCCCGGCCTGAGAGCATCGCCGCCGAGTTCGATCGGCTTGTCCAGAGCCCACGCTCCTGCGCCTCGGCGAGGCGCGCGCGGATCGAGGCCGCGGCCGGCGCATTCGCCCGCTCCAGCGCCTGCCAGATGGCGGGATCGCCGCAGTAGGCCTGGAACACCGCATCGAACAGGCCGTCCGAGACGGCATCTGTCGCAGCCGCATAGACGAAGAGCGCATCGACGGCTTCCGCGAGCTCGGCCGCACCGCGCCAGCCATGGGCGAGATGGCTCGCGATCCAGCGGGGATGGCAGAGGCGGCCATGAACGATGCGCGAGACGTCCTCGGCCAGCGTTCTCGCCTTGGGCTTGTCAGGATCGGAGGTGTCGAGGCTGTAAAGCGCGGCCTTGCCGCCTTGCGCCTGCATCGCGGCGACGAAGCCGCCGATCACGTCGGCGGCGCTGGTCGCTTCCAGGATGTCGCGCCCGGCCGTGTCGCTGACATGGACGAAGGCCTGCGCCTCGGCGACCCGGTTCGCGAAGCCGGCATCGGCCGCAGCGGCGCCGTCCGGCCCGCCATAGGCATGGCTGGTGGCAGCAAGATAGGCCTCGCCGAGCTCGCCCCGCGCCTGCCAGTCGCCGTCGAGCGCCCGGTCGGCCATGGCGGCCCCATAGCGACCGGGCGCGGCGCCGAAGATGCGCGCGCCTGCCTTGCCGCGGCGGTGGGCGGCCGCGGGCTCGTTCCACTCATCCGGCTCGTCGAGCGCGGCGACGGCACGCGCTGCCGCGTCGAGCAACGCGATCTGCGCCGGAAAGGTGTCGCGGAAGGCGCCGGAGATGCGAATGGTGACATCGGCACGGGGCGCGGCGAACTTGGCTTGCGGGATGATCGAGAAGCCGGTGACGCGGGTCGAGCCATGGTCCCAGAGCGGTTCGACCCCCATCAGGTGCAAGGCATGGGCGATGTCCTCGCCGCCTGAGCGCAAGGTCGGCGAGGCCCAGAGGTCCATGACGATCCGGCGCGGATAGTCGCCTTCGTCCTGGAGATGCCTAGCGATGACGGCCTCGGCCGCTCTGGCGCCGAGCCTGGCGGCCGAGCGGGTCGGCAGGGCGCGCGGGTCGAGTGTCGAGAGGTTGCGCCCGCTC
This genomic interval from Bosea sp. 29B contains the following:
- the cobG gene encoding precorrin-3B synthase, yielding MSAPARETMRRGWCPGTLRPMLTGDGLLVRLHPPRNVLTPDQLAYVAELASRHGNGQIEISGRGNLQLRGIREEAHPALVDDLLTAGLVDEAEGDGPSRLVLTSPLAGRAAGELLDAAALAEAVERAGRGIVGLTAKFSIVVDGGGALALDGFAADLRLLAISGGVVTLGLPGELWFGPVAPHEAAALAVHLLDGFVAASRASFGKVRRMRDLSSDDLTLLATSSGLGSMPAPASRPRPACAGLVAERDNRVAILAGLPFGRTGAAGLRHLSKLAGDAGIHEIRVSPWRGFAFCGLSADGANSLTGALRNEGLIIEADDPRLAVSACTGAPACARGEVPTLADAMLLASTLSPLLADGLSLHVSGCAKSCAHPGRADLTLVGRDGRYDVIIDGGTSDTAIAHLSLTELVRRLEPGQDIRARLETVRHQKQVF